One region of Parambassis ranga chromosome 21, fParRan2.1, whole genome shotgun sequence genomic DNA includes:
- the klhl41a gene encoding kelch-like protein 41a yields the protein MDPQGLREDLRLFQSTLLQDGLKELLNENKLIDCILKVGDRSIPCHRLILAACSPYFRELFFSEDCKEGERKEVILENLDPGVIEVIVNYMYSAEIDINDNNVQDILAVSNRFHIPSVFTVCVSYLQKKLSKTNCLAIYRLGLVLNCARLAMSARDYIADHFEPIAKDEDFLELAPPELFAIIGADALNVEKEEVVFETLMKWIRKDKDKRVKTLEEAFDCVRFRLLPEKYFKEKVEKDDIIKANPELLKKIKVIKEAFGGKLPERKKGQDDEEGEEVKLPGYLNDNRRYGMYAKDMIVMINDNAAVAYDGQENECFLAAMAEQIPRNHVSLTSKKNNLYVLGGLFVDDDDKENPLQCYFYQLDSLAADWIALPPMPTPRCLFAMGECDNLLFAVAGKDLQTNESHDTVMCYDTEKMKWTETKKLPLKIHGHCVVSENGLVYCIGGKTDDNKAINKMFAYNHKRSEWKEVASMKTPRSMFGAVIHKGKIIVAGGVNEEGVTGACEVYDFGNNKWSPFPEFPQERSSVNLVSCGGQLFAVGGFALVENENKECAPSEIIDIWQYEDDKKQWTGMIREMRYAAGASCVSMRLNAARMPKL from the exons ATGGATCCCCAAGGTTTGAGGGAAGATCTCCGTCTGTTTCAGAGCACCTTGCTGCAGGATGGACTCAAAGAGCTTCTGAATGAGAACAAGTTGATTGACTGTATCCTAAAGGTGGGAGACAGAAGCATCCCCTGCCATCGGCTCATTCTGGCAGCATGCAGTCCTTATTTTCGGGAGCTCTTCTTCTCAGAGGATTgcaaggaaggagagagaaaggaggtcATTCTAGAGAATCTTGACCCTGGTGTTATTGAAGTGATTGTGAATTACATGTACTCAGCAGAGATTGACATCAATGACAACAATGTGCAGGATATTCTGGCTGTATCAAATCGATTCCATATCCCATCAGTGTTTACTGTTTGTGTGAGCTATCTCCAGAAGAAACTGTCCAAGACAAACTGCCTTGCAATCTACAGACTGGGACTGGTTCTGAACTGTGCCAGGCTGGCAATGTCAGCTCGGGATTACATCGCAGACCACTTTGAGCCTATAGCTAAGGACGAGGATTTCTTAGAGCTTGCACCACCTGAACTCTTTGCTATTATCGGAGCGGATGCACTGAATGTAGAAAAAGAAGAGGTGGTGTTTGAGACTCTCATGAAGTGGATCAGAAAGGACAAAGACAAGCGTGTGAAAACCTTGGAAGAGGCCTTTGATTGTGTTCGTTTCCGTTTGCTCCCAGAGAAGTACTTCAAGGAAAAAGTGGAAAAAGATGACATCATTAAGGCCAATCCTGAGCTTCTCAAAAAAATCAAGGTCATCAAAGAAGCCTTTGGAGGGAAGCTACCTGAGAGGAAGAAAGGACAAGAtgatgaggaaggagaagaagtcAAGCTGCCTGGTTATTTGAATGATAACCGCAGGTATGGAATGTATGCCAAAGACATGATTGTGATGATTAATGACAATGCTGCTGTAGCCTATGATGGCCAGGAGAACGAGTGCTTTCTCGCAGCAATGGCTGAGCAAATTCCCCGAAACCATGTCAGCCTGACATCCAAGAAAAACAACCTGTATGTGTTGGGAGGACTGTTTGTAGACGACGACGACAAGGAAAACCCACTGCAGTGTTACTTCTACCAG ttggaCAGTCTTGCTGCTGATTGGATTGCTTTGCCACCTATGCCCACTCCGAGGTGTCTCTTCGCTATGGGTGAATGTGACAATCTCCTCTTCGCTGTGGCAGGAAAAGATTTACAGACCAATGAGTCTCATGACACTGTCATGTGCTATGACACTGA AAAAATGAAGTGGACAGAAACAAAAAAGTTGCCCTTAAAGATCCACGGTCACTGTGTGGTCTCTGAGAACGGGCTGGTGTATTGTATTGGAGGAAAAACAGATGACAA TAAAGCAATCAATAAGATGTTTGCATACAACCACAAGAGGTCAGAGTGGAAGGAGGTGGCATCCATGAAGACACCTCGGTCCATGTTTGGAGCAGTTATCCACAAAGGGAAGATTATTGTTGCTGGAGGAGTCAATGAGGAGGGAGTGACGGGTGCATGTGAAGTATATGACTTCGGAAACAACAA gTGGTCACCATTCCCAGAGTTTCCTCAGGAGAGGAGTTCGGTTAACCTGGTCAGCTGTGGAGGACAGCTGTTTGCTGTTGGAGGCTTTGCCCTGGTGGAGAATGAGAACAAAGAGTGTGCTCCTAGTGAAATCATTGACATTTGGCA GTATGAAGATGACAAGAAACAGTGGACTGGAATGATCAGAGAGATGCGATATGCAGCTggagcttcctgtgtgtctatGCGCCTCAATGCAGCCAGAATGCCCAAACTGTGA
- the bbs5 gene encoding BBSome complex member BBS5, whose protein sequence is MSSVLDALWEDRDVRFDITAQQMKTRPGEVLIDCLDSIEDTKGNNGDRGRLLVTNLRIIWHSLALPRVNLSVGYNTIINITTRTANSKLRGQTEALYILTKSNNTRFEFIFTNVVPGSPRLFTSVIAVHRAYETSKMYRDLKLRAALIQNKQLRLLPQEQVYDKINGVWNLSSDQGNLGTFFITNVRIVWHANMNESFNVSIPYLQIWSIRIRDSKFGLALVIESSRQSGGYVLGFKIDPVDKLQDALKEINSLHKVYSANPIFGVDYEMEEKPKPLEELTVEQPPDDVEIEPDEQTDAFTAYFADGNKQQDREPVFSEDLGLAIEKLKDGFSLQGLWEVMG, encoded by the exons ATGTCGTCCGTTTTAGATGCTCTCTGGGAAGACAGAGATGTCAGGTTCGATATAACAGCACA GCAGATGAAAACTCGTCCAGGAGAGGTGCTGATAGACTGTCTGGACTCAATTGAAGACACGAAAGGAAACAACGGAGACCGAG GACGACTCTTAGTTACAAACCTGAGAATAATTTGGCATTCTCTGGCCCTGCCAAGAGTCAATCTGT CTGTGGGTTACAACACTATCATTAACATTACAACAAGGACAGCAAATTCA AAATTAAGAGGCCaaactgaagccctctacatcCTGACAAAGTCAAACAACACAAGATTTGAGTTTATCTTTACAAATGTGGTTCCAGGAAGTCCCAGACTTTTTACCTCGGTCATAGCTGTACACAG AGCCTATGAGACATCTAAAATGTACCGGGACCTGAAATTGCGAGCTGCTCTTATTCAAAATAAGCAGCTTCGACTTTTGCCCCAGGAACAAGTTTATGATAAAATCAATGGAGTTTGGAATTTATCCAGTGATCAG ggTAACCTTGGAACCTTCTTTATCACCAATGTTCGGATTGTGTGGCATGCTAATATGAATGAGAGCTTCAACGTCAGCATTCCTTACCTCCAGATT TGGTCGATCAGAATAAGAGACTCAAAGTTTGGCTTGGCTTTGGTGATTGAGAGTTCACGCCAG AGTGGAGGCTATGTGCTGGGGTTCAAGATCGATCCAGTGGACAAGCTTCAAGATGCACTCAAAGAAATCAACTCCCTGCATAAGGTCTACTCTGCCAACCCCATCTTTGGAGTGGACTATGAGATGGAAGAGAAG CCTAAGCCGCTGGAAGAGCTCACAGTGGAACAGCCTCCCGATGATGTGGAAATCGAGCCTGATGAACAGACTGATGCTttcact gCCTACTTTGCTGATGGAAATAAG CAACAAGACCGGGAGCCAGTTTTCTCAGAGGACCTTGGACTTGCCATTGAAAAGTTAAAGGATGGCTTTTCACTTCAAGGACTGTGGGAAGTAATGGGCTGA